The Setaria viridis chromosome 9, Setaria_viridis_v4.0, whole genome shotgun sequence sequence ATTTACACTGAGAAGATAGAGAGAAAGCAAGTACATATTGAAAACAGAAAACCCTGACATATGTTACTTATAATAATCGAGATCAAATGTTCATGACCTTTCAAAATCGAAGACCCTGAGAATATCATTGGACTTGTGCAAAGCAGCCAGTGCCAACTGCAAAGATTGAAGCACACTATCTAATAAGATTAGTTGAAGTTTGGAAGTTCAAGTAAGCTAAGCTTGAGAAGTATGCATGTTGGATGCTTTCTCAACCAGATACAAAGTCAAAGCTGTAAATTTATCAAAATAGTAATGATACCGTAGATAACAATAGTTAGTTTAAGGTTACCTGCCCTGGAGTATAGAGAAGAGGAGCATCGGTCAACATCATTTTGTCAGCATGGGACATCGCGGTTTGATGCAACTCCTGTAAGCCAACAGGGGTAAGCATGGAGGATGTACAACTTGTATATTTATGATCCAGTAATTAATTTGTTTCTTTCCATGTAAGGAATGAACTGAGAGAGCATTTAGGGTATCAAACACAGCTTGGAAATTCACACTTCCTCATCTCATGATGGTTGGATTATTATTTTTAGCAAGTACAAATGGTATCTTCACTGAAAAGAATAATAGTCTTATGACTCATGTGCCAATATTCAAATGGAAGCAGTTCCTCTGACGTCAAAGTCACAATCACTGACATTGTGTTTGGTGGCCCCGATGCCAGATGGCCCGCATCAGTAACCAAGCCACGGTGACTTTGTATCAGAGGATCCGACCACATATTCAAATGATGTGCTTTGCTGAGGGGAAAATAAGTTAATATTCAGAAGTTGTGTGCCATGATAAATCGGAGATACGCAAATTTTGTGTTTCCTGTCATATGTATGTACATCTTTGGCACCCAACTCAATGTTCACAGATAGATTTGTCCACTATTGTGTTTAGATCGCCACATGTGAAATAAAAACACTGCAACTAAGATATTCAATGTTGCCCTTGTCACATGCAGAGTTATTAACATGTGGTAGTTTAACTAACTATAAACTTCTAAAGGTGAGAAATAATGTTACAATCTTGGTACCAGTACCACTCCTAGTACAATCAACCCTTTGAATTACCAATTTACTATGCCAAATGTCATAATCATTCCCAATATTTCATCTAGATTGATTTCTGGCATTTGCAACGATGCAAGTGTCTGGTAGGAAATATTGTGCAGATGAACATACTTTACGTAAGCTGTACAATTTGAAATatgtcaaagaagaagaagcaaaaaACAACAAATGGTACCTTCAAACGCTGTACTGCACCATTACCTACCCTGCAGAAACCCTACATACAAAAAGCAATAGCATTAGACAATAAACAGTGCAGTAGAAAAGTTGAACTGTACATCAATGAATTTACTTATCACAGCAAATGCCATGGAACTCCTAAAATAGAGCAATACGAGCAGCTGTACTTCATGATTTGCAGTACAAGTACATGAAACTTACCTCCAGGTCATCAATAAATCCTTCAATAGATCGATATGGCGCATAAACAATGAGATCAAAATCTAAAGTCTGGAAGCCACAAGAAAATTGATGTCATATTCTGGTTGCTTGGAGGTGCTAACAAATCGAAGTGTGTAAGTGGTATGGTATACCTTAAGAAGGACCATCTCATTATTTAGAATGATCTGGTGGTCCTGCTGAATTCCTTTACCAAGCTCCTCAGCAGAAACATGGTTTTCTTCCACTTTGCAAGAAGCGTATACACATGTTAACCTGTCAAATGAAAGTTGGTTAACTGGAATTTCCAGACAAAATACTGATACATTCAGTAAAGACCTTGACTGTATAGGTATAGGAAAGGATGCAGCACGCACTCATACTTTTTATCGAGACCCGCAAAATAGAACCATATATCATTACTGTTTAGTACTTACATAATATGCTTTGGGTGATGCTCCATAACAGACCACTGTAGATAGAATCTCTTGAAATATATTATAGCTGTAGCCTGAAAAGCAACAATCGATTGAGAGCAACTAAATCATAAACTTTCAATGGCTCGATCTAGAAAGAGGGATCCTTTACCTGGATTTTGTGAGGGAATTTGAATGCTACACATACTTCTTGAATCTTCTGCTCGTAAAATACTCGTGTCAATTGCTCCTCTTCGTAAGACAGAGGCTTTACATCTGAGCTACCCTCAACTGAATCAAAGAACACTAGTTCAACACTAACTTGACGAAACACGAGCTAAAAAATCACGAAAGCACAATTCTTGGGAGTAAAACGACGGTGTATATTTGGAGCGCTACACATTGTGCAGGTAGCCATACGAGTAGGTTTGCAATCAACCAGAGTCGCCATACCACGATCCGGCGAATCGACCGACCCATCCAACTGGTCCACCTTCATCCGCGTCGTCCCATACTTCACAAAGAGCACGAGAGGAACAATGAGTAAATACGGCATTAGCTAACCACAACTTCTGATTAAGTAATTACGGCAACTCCGGGGAACCAACGCGAACCAACCTGCGCGAGGGTCTCCGCGGCCCGCTGGTTAGCCGCCGCCCACCTCTCCATCTGCGAAGCACACAACACAAGGGCGCGCGCCCCGTATTGTCAGAAGGTCAGAACAGGCTTGAGGCCGTGCCAAAGCATAACAAGGCAAACGGGGAACCCTGAGCGCCCGGGCTCACCAGATCGTGCGGCTGGAAGATCCACCTCTCTCGTTGCGTGGAGGTCCGGAAATCCGACATCTTtgcgctccgcctcctctccttcAGAGTCTCCACAACCGATCGAACCCTCGGTACCCGTGAGCGGCGGCGAGTACAGCGAGATCCCCACCGCCTGGAGCGGAACCGGATGGCTGTGGACGGAATGACACGATAGCAGGGCGCGCGCTGTTTGCGCGCGAACAACagtgaggaggcggcggccgaggcgcaCGGTGACGGGTGGCAGCGGCGAGCGCCGGAGAGGTAGTGCTTTTGCGGTTGGGGGAAGGGAGTAGAGGACGAAGTCGGTCTTGTTGTTGGTCTGCGAGGGCGTGGTGCGATCCGGCCCAAAAGCCCAACCCAACCGTGGACGACGGGGGCGAGCGAGAATCCAGGCCCAGCAAAATCTAGGAATCGGAGCAGCCCGCTCCACGGTCGACGCGTTTCGCTCTGGATGTTCCTGAATGTGTCTCTGACAAGTAAACGAGCCGTGTCGAAGTCGAACCGTGCCGCAAGTCCAGCCTCCAGCTCCaggcccgccggcgccgtctccCATAGCCGCTGCTCCCGCCGGCGAGTGACCGCCGCCTCAGCAAGGAGAGGagagcggcgatgggcgacgaGCGGGTCAAGGCGGAGGCGCTGCAGATCCTGGGCCTCTTCCAGGTGCTCCCCCGCCTCGTCGTCTTCGACCTCGACTACACCCTCTGGCCATTCTACTGGTccgtccccttcctcccctccctcctcccaacCCAGCTTGGCTGGCGAGAAATTTCCAATTTGATGATCCACCGCTAGGTGTTTCCTGTTTGTTTGGTTGACTGGTTTCTGGTTTCGACAGCGAGTGCCGGTCGAAGAGGGATTCGCCGAGCCTCTTCCGGCATGCCAGGGGCATCATGTACGCCCTCAAGGAGAAGGGGATCGACATGGCGATTGCGTCTCGCTCGCCCACCCCGGACATAGCCAAGGTGTTCATCGACAAGCTGGAGCTCCAGTCCATGTTCGTCGCCCAAGTAAGAACACAGAATTCCTCGGTGCACCAATAGTTCaggcaattttttttccttaaaaacaATCGAGGGATAACATGATGTAGCCCCGTAGGGATATGCAGGCAAAGAGCCACTTGAAGAGCTGGGGTGTTATttgtgcagttttttttttgttttggttctgTTCGAGCACATTAGGAATGGACATGTATTATATCAACATGCTTTCATTAATTGCCAGGCTGCAAACAAAATAATGAAATCTGAATCAAACCCTAAAATAGTGCGAAGAGACTATTTCTGGTGTTCCATCTTTAACTTAGTACTGTACTATTTTCCTCGAATATGTGCCCATATTTCCTGAGGCAAAATTGCCTATACCACTCTAATCCACTAGCAGTGGCCTAAAGTACAGTGAATTTGGTTATGTATGCCATCAAACTTTGTATGCCCTATTCCGTGTAATTTTAATTGCCCCCCATCCCATGCACCTTTGTGTTCCTTGTACAATTCTTCCTGAAGCAGGTGCTTTTTTGGTTGTAAAGAACAGCATGCTTAATTCTATATTGCTTACTCATGGTCACTGTATGAAGGAAATATTCTCCAGTTGGACTCACAAGACCGAGCATTTCCAAAAGATCCAGAGGAAAACTGGGATTCCCTACAAGTCCATGCTTTTCTTTGATGATGAGGACAGGAATATTGAAACGGTAATCACTTATTCTCGCTGCGATCACCTCATTCTGCAGCTGTGTCCAAGATGTCGAATATCTTTACCATGACTTCCCATTATGTGATCTTTACTGTTCTTTACTCAGCTTGTGCAGTAACTATTctgatgtatcatgtatggaaTATTAGACAAGGAAAACAAAGATTTGGACATCGGGTCATATGGATATTCTGGAGGCTATGTATATTAGACAGGAAAACTAACAATTAAATTCTTACTCAAGTAATCGTTATGAGAAGGGATGCCTATCTCACTTTATAGTATAGGGCAAAAGTAGCAGTTATCTGAATTCTAGGCTAGTGGGTTTGCTTATTCCATCTCTGCATGATATGATTGAAACAGTTGAACTTGTAACTTCATTTGAGACTGTGATTGGCGTCGATGATTTGATCATAATGAACACCATGTTCCACAAGTTGCTGGAGATACATCAATTGAAGCCATGGTGATGACCATTAACCGAAGTGATGTGGACTTGTGTGTGAATGGAGTAGTGTTATTACCTTGCTGGACCTTTACTAGACCAAGATTATATGTTCAGACAGTTCATTCATACTTCCAGGATTACTTTTATGGCAAAAATACATCACATACAATTTCTGTTGGAATTTCATTATGATAATAAATGAATTATTTATAGAATTTTCATTTTGTTCTTTATGTGTTCCTGTTGTAACCAGCTCACTTAGTCAAACTCATGAGCTAATTGCTATGAGCCTATGACAAGTGTTTCTAAAATAATGCCATGTACAAACTGTCAAACTTGTGCATGGTATGTACATATTGCAGTTGGACAATTATTAGTTTAAAGTGAAATCATAGTGGTTTGAACTCCAGTACTATTAGGCCCCATCCACAAATAAGCTAGACACTGTTTTGGTGGTTTCATAGTTCGTGATTCCCCTGAACACAGCACTCCGCCATAGGGCACACGCGTGTAGGTTTGACATATTGTAGTTTTTGCATACACTTGCATATATACCCATCTaaattgtatgtatgtgcatgaCGTACAACTGAGTTTTACGACAGTCATTGCTTCAAGTTTACTAATATACTTATCTCTTGTTTTCAGGTATCAAAAATGGGAGTGACAAGTGTTCTAGTAGAGAACGGAGTGAATCTTGACATGTTTAAGTTGGGTCTCAGTAACTTTGCAACAAACTTTGCCGCCTCCAGCAGAAACCAAGACGAGAAGCCTCAAGGAGAAAGCAAAGCCTTCAAAAAAGAACTTTGAAACATTATACTTGAATTTCTTGTAATCGATTGCCCTTATTCATGAATAATATTTCGAGAAAGGATGACCTCGGAAACTAGCTACTGAACTGATGCAGTGATTGTCTGATTTTTATTTGAAGCAAAGCACCGTGTGTCTTTATTACGTACTCAATTGATGTATTTGTGCACTTGTGATCCATTGCGTTTGTGTTCATGTGACGTCTGTACATTTTTTTCATGTTAAATTTTGTTTTTCAGCGAACTGTCTGATTGTTAGACGTTGAACATAGCTGTGTTGTCGTCCAGCCAAAGTTGCCCTGAATTGGATCGGACACGGTGAAAAGTAAATAAGACATGGCTAGCTGGGATATGTTTGTATTCTCCATTCTCTGAAAACAAAAGACGGGGAATGGACAAAATGGTGGCAGTGTAAAAGGAGACTTCCATTTTCAGGTTGGAAGTACCTCTTCGTTGATGTACACTGTAACACGACATAAGACATGAGCCATCAGTTGAATGGGCATGTGAAAATACACACGCGCCAGCTAAAATGTTGTTCGTATTCCATATAAATTGTACTATATATAAAAAACGAAGGGATATCTATAAATTGTACTATATATAAAAAACGAAGGGATATCACTACACGAAGAGCACTCTCCAGAAAAGTCAAGAGCCCCCTCCGCCTACCTTATCCTTTCTTCTATTCATCTTTCTCCCCGTAACCCGCTACCGCTGATTCAACCACTATCCCAGCCGGCGGCTATATTGACGCCTCGCGCGGCCGCCTATCTCCTATTGCCACCTCCTCTGCCCCCGCTCTTCGCTAACTTCAAAGATTTCCCGCTCCCACTGCTAACCCCTCCCGCCGGGGGTGGGTGCTTCCACTACCTGGTGAACGGCATCCTTGTCGTCTTACCTCCACCGCCGACTAAAGGCCCCATTCGATTTGTTATGCTCTTtgatttttctccttttcccttttttttttgcaactttcGTTTCTAACATTTTCTGAGTACTCTCACGAATCTTCTCGATTTAAATTTTACCAAAAGGAAGAAAtttaccaaaagaaaaaaagaggcaCCGGGATGGCACTGGAAGGGCTTAACGAGAAGGGAGGGACAAGAAAATATTCTCCTCGGCAAAAATTATTTTGCAGAAGctgttgcatacttgcattcAAAATTTTAGTCAGAAAACCAGAGGTTTCAACTCCTTTTCCCAAACTACCCCTCATTGAGGTCCAACGACTGCCTGGCCATAGCACCGTTTTGAGATTTCGCGTAGCGCGTTCTCACCTCTGACGCTTCCGTAGGGTTTCTGTTCCTCCTcaccgacctcgccgccgccgccagttcgCCGGCTTTCTTACTCGGCTCCTCCCCCTTTCTcttgccgccaccgcccccggcGCAACCCCCGCAGCTACGCTTCTTCGCCCTGATTCTGTCCAGCGCCCGTAGATTTTGCGGCGCGGCCGGGGTTTTTGGGCGGCCGGCGTGCCTGTTGATGCAGTAGGAGCGGCCGTTGGGAGAGAATGGATGCGCTTCCTTCTTCGCCGAGGCACCCTCCCAAGTACGGCAGCGCCGTCGTTCAGGTCCGTGCTGATCTTAACCTCGCATCCCTCT is a genomic window containing:
- the LOC117838030 gene encoding cyclin-H1-1 isoform X1, yielding MSDFRTSTQRERWIFQPHDLMERWAAANQRAAETLAQYGTTRMKVDQLDGSVDSPDRGMATLVDCKPTLEGSSDVKPLSYEEEQLTRVFYEQKIQEVCVAFKFPHKIQATAIIYFKRFYLQWSVMEHHPKHIMLTCVYASCKVEENHVSAEELGKGIQQDHQIILNNEMVLLKTLDFDLIVYAPYRSIEGFIDDLEGFCRVGNGAVQRLKELHQTAMSHADKMMLTDAPLLYTPGQLALAALHKSNDILRVFDFERYLETIFSRQHSDCTVEQFVQSINAIHYLVDQLKIPTVKDMRYVDRKLKHCWDRSSHDEHKKKEKKSKHKSKRTSTDAQLNG
- the LOC117838030 gene encoding cyclin-H1-1 isoform X3 encodes the protein MSDFRTSTQRERWIFQPHDLMERWAAANQRAAETLAQYGTTRMKVDQLDGSVDSPDRGMATLVDCKPTLEGSSDVKPLSYEEEQLTRVFYEQKIQEVCVAFKFPHKIQATAIIYFKRFYLQWSVMEHHPKHIMLTCVYASCKVEENHVSAEELGKGIQQDHQIILNNEMVLLKTLDFDLIVYAPYRSIEGFIDDLEGFCRVGNGAVQRLKELHQTAMSHADKMMLTDAPLLYTPGQLALAALHKSNDILRVFDFERYLETIFSRQHSDCTVEQFVQSINAIHYLVDQLKIPTVKDMRHKKKEKKSKHKSKRTSTDAQLNG
- the LOC117838030 gene encoding cyclin-H1-1 isoform X2, with the translated sequence MSDFRTSTQRERWIFQPHDLMERWAAANQRAAETLAQYGTTRMKVDQLDGSVDSPDRVEGSSDVKPLSYEEEQLTRVFYEQKIQEVCVAFKFPHKIQATAIIYFKRFYLQWSVMEHHPKHIMLTCVYASCKVEENHVSAEELGKGIQQDHQIILNNEMVLLKTLDFDLIVYAPYRSIEGFIDDLEGFCRVGNGAVQRLKELHQTAMSHADKMMLTDAPLLYTPGQLALAALHKSNDILRVFDFERYLETIFSRQHSDCTVEQFVQSINAIHYLVDQLKIPTVKDMRYVDRKLKHCWDRSSHDEHKKKEKKSKHKSKRTSTDAQLNG
- the LOC117838033 gene encoding uncharacterized protein; amino-acid sequence: MGDERVKAEALQILGLFQVLPRLVVFDLDYTLWPFYCECRSKRDSPSLFRHARGIMYALKEKGIDMAIASRSPTPDIAKVFIDKLELQSMFVAQEIFSSWTHKTEHFQKIQRKTGIPYKSMLFFDDEDRNIETVSKMGVTSVLVENGVNLDMFKLGLSNFATNFAASSRNQDEKPQGESKAFKKEL